Proteins from a genomic interval of Danio rerio strain Tuebingen ecotype United States chromosome 4, GRCz12tu, whole genome shotgun sequence:
- the LOC141381805 gene encoding uncharacterized protein, giving the protein MIATRWTQLPAGRERGKTQSSLSTKRYVSGGKPWDNRYHPPGAYTGELLEMEHLYSQTGKTLTPVLQNPEEEGRLVEEVDDEDLQDDGFEEEIMEDITVQVLYEDDPCRDLRNSPLSSPLPQSPALLAEPSTSAGGEGQLPSPAPSVPSQPSKSGDSLSVEAQGVVIGPDGIAGWDKVQDLAAYLVGLREAPYLTDLQVTEAIQLWTALLDVDKQRINYQPRHQPQLTHGRFKARKRFGVTPGVESIKRCLIGHPEGPAQWPSTSRLVEAICTKLCAVHKSTSKKAGVRTHRWSKILTDYHHIRDLVLGSRRLMDETVIQLFVLNQKTLIQWFQRRQKDQEMSVLPQGLTPLDPIAVADTQLPLPRGKLDEAPTTSGPKHQFVFPPNKEGQAPLLRPGRKSASASTNVCSFLPDATTVCSFPPAPTTVCPIAPTPTTVCHIAPAPTMVCPVTPIFTTVRPISPASTTVCPIIPASTTVRPIAPAPTTVRLIVSAPTTVCSFPPTPSTVCPIAPPPQHQMLCSPFQDLDHCLAHLFLTQT; this is encoded by the exons ATGATTGCTACCAGGTGGACACAGTTACctgcagggagagagagaggaaaaacacaaaGCTCATTGTCCACCAAAAGATATGTCTCAGGAGGCAAGCCCTGGGATAACCGCTATCACCCTCCTGGAGCATATACAG gtgaaTTGCTGGAAATGGAGCACCTTTACAGCCAGACCGGCAAAACCCTGACTCCGGTGCTCCAGAACCCAGAGGAGGAAGGCAGGCTGGTGGAGGAAGTAGATGACGAGGATCTACAAGATGACGGGTTTGAGGAGGAGATCATGGAGGACATCACAGTTCAAGTGCTGTATGAGGATGACCCCTGCCGTGATCTCAGAAACAGCCCCTTATCTTCGCCTCTGCCTCAGTCCCCAGCATTACTGGCTGAGCCGTCCACATCAGCTGGTGGAGAAGGACAGCTTCCTAGCCCAGCCCCCTCAGTGCCGTCACAGCCATCCAAGTCTGGAGACAGTCTCTCTGTTGAGGCTCAG GGAGTAGTCATTGGACCTGATGGCATTGCTGGGTGGGACAAGGTGCAGGATCTGGCTGCTTATTTGGTAGGTCTTCGTGAGGCTCCTTACCTCACTGACCTGCAGGTGACAGAGGCCATTCAGCTGTGGACAGCTCTCCTGGATGTTGATAAACAGCGCATCAACTACCAGCCTCGACATCAGCCTCAGCTGACACATGGGCGCTTTAAGGCACGGAAGCGCTTCGGAGTCACTCCAGGTGTGGAGAGCATCAAGCGCTGTCTGATTGGACATCCTGAGGGTCCAGCACAGTGGCCTAGCACCAGCCGCTTGGTTGAGGCCATTTGTACAAAGCTGTGTGCCGTACACAAGTCCACTTCCAAGAAGGCTGGTGTTCGCACGCACAGGTGGTCTAAAATACTGACCGATTACCACCACATCCGGGATCTGGTGCTTGGCAGTCGCAGGCTGATGGATGAAACAGTGATCCAGCTTTTTGTGCTAAACCAGAAGACGCTTATTCAGTG GTTTCAACGGAGGCAAAAAGATCAGGAAATGAGTGTACTCCCTCAGGGACTGACTCCACTTGATCCAATTGCTGTGGCAGATACGCAGCTTCCTTTGCCGAGGGGAAAATTGGACGAGGCACCGACAACATCAGGCCCCAAACACCAGTTTGTCTTTCCTCCAAATAAAGAAGGACAGGCACCTCTTCTTCGACCTGGTCGAAAGTCTGCTTCTGCATCCACCAACGTTTGCTCCTTCCTGCCGGATGCCACCACTGTGTGCTCCTTTCCACCGGCCCCCACGACGGTATGCCCAATCGCGCCAACCCCCACCACAGTCTGCCACATTGCACCAGCCCCTACCATGGTGTGCCCCGTCACACCGATCTTCACCACAGTGCGCCCCATCTCGCCAGCCTCCACCACAGTGTGCCCCATCATACCAGCCTCCACCACAGTGCGCCCTATTGCGCCGGCCCCCACCACAGTGCGCCTCATTGTATCTGCCCCCACCACGGTGTGCTCCTTTCCACCGACCCCCAGCACGGTGTGCCCCATTGCACCCCCCCCACAGCACCAGATGTTGTGCAGCCCATTTCAGGACCTGGATCATTGTTTGGCACActtgtttttaacccagacatga